From a region of the Arachis ipaensis cultivar K30076 chromosome B09, Araip1.1, whole genome shotgun sequence genome:
- the LOC107617686 gene encoding uncharacterized protein LOC107617686 isoform X1, whose amino-acid sequence MALMRFRRVKQISKFLAPLLTTGDCYQQSGKVFNLEGLSVMPTLSAQKLITNGIQVREFHEERFSTMADASHEPALEIDLLSFIRASLDEFEGTHHCWLNLSNKDKQPFGGDGVFLILALENLDHQILLEKLKTIQKRFKKDMCPHIFILCSKPIHPSVDRLQLAHLVMTENITVPILLSQQTFPELEKGARYILFKKITSPVIYHEKVDLEVLYQAVQELQMQPDGESKSSDVLKSPSWKQNGSNKDQYICYPIQNLLLSYPGCVSADDSLNRLFFSDCNHHRIVISDDNGEILDCIGSSPGFEDGDFGSAKLGRPAGSYYHAEEDCLYFVDSENHAIRKADLGGRLVETLYPATASSKRFHLWNWIRNKLGLENSEETNAEETYEVFDSESLYFPWYLLKSVDDTLYIIDRSFQTLWTMDIGSGKIDEVYKGSSTILEICRQQITENLSILDQVPSDWFKHQNQHACLLEGIPNSDLLASVTTLQNHVIICDTVGQRIMKVDRESMAFSDFKLSNLGILGLPYWLNSPLETFYAAENGLLATTVDHLQHFQLLPGKVYIKLGVEISADVELVEPLQESCIWRQARGSATEISGIDDGLGSIDKAGVAQQWYDELDDLAAPKPKTEMVVEDYNLNNNLVVDDEKICINCCVCNSPGTSEVIIYGVLYCKLRKVPDSNEGNREKYAARIVDILSSKKCGKTERDLWSAFLLQSKGDLRDLVFMKPVHIRVRLSTLDHPKADNGRDIISTDSSIEVKVFLK is encoded by the exons ATGGCTCTGATGAGGTTTCGTCGTGTGAAGCAGATTTCGAAGTTTCTAGCACCTCTTCTTACCACAG GTGATTGCTATCAACAATCTGGCAAAGTGTTCAACTTAGAAGGTTTGTCTGTAATGCCCACTCTCTCTGCTCAGAAGCTAATTACTAATGGGATTCAAGTCAGAGAATTTCACGAAGAAAG GTTCTCAACAATGGCTGATGCATCACATGAACCTGCCCTTGAAATTGACCTCTTGTCTTTCATTAGAGCTTCATTGGATGAGTTTGAAG GAACTCATCATTGTTGGTTGAATTTATCTAACAAAGATAAGCAACCTTTTGGGGGTGATGGAGTCTTCTTGATTCTTGCTTTAGAAAATTTGGACCATCAAATTTTGCTTGAAAAATTGAAGACTATCCAAAAGAGATTCAAGAAGGATAT GTGCCCCCATATTTTCATTTTGTGCTCAAAACCAATCCATCCTTCTGTCGATCGACTTCAGCTGGCCCATTTAGTGATGACAGAAAATATCACGGTTCCCATTTTGTTGTCTCAACAGACATTTCCCGAG CTAGAGAAAGGTGCAAGGTAcatcttatttaaaaaaattacaagcCCAGTTATTTATCATGAGAAGGTGGATCTTGAAGTTTTATACCAAG CTGTTCAGGAGTTACAGATGCAACCTGATGGTGAATCCAAGTCATCTGATGTATTGAAGTCTCCATCGTGGAAGCAAAATGGGAGCAACAAGGATCAATATATTTGTTATCCTATTCAGAATTTACTTCTCTCTTATCCAG GTTGCGTCTCTGCAGATGACAGCTTGAACCGCCTCTTCTTTTCAGACTGCAATCATCATAGGATTGTTATATCAGATGACAATGGAGAGATTCTGGACTGT ATTGGTTCTTCTCCAGGATTTGAGGATGGAGATTTTGGATCTGCTAAATTAGGGCGCCCAGCAGGTTCTTATTACCATGCTGAGGAGGATTGCTTATATTTTGTTGATTCAGAG AATCATGCTATCAGGAAAGCTGATCTGGGTGGCCGATTAGTGGAGACACTTTATCCTGCCACTGCCTCTAGCAAACGTTTTCACCTATGGAATTGGATCAGGAATAAGCTTGGTTTAGAAAACAGTGAGGAGACCAATGCTGAGGAAACATATGAAGTATTTGATTCTGAATCACTATATTTCCCGTGGTATCTGCTGAAATCAGTTGATGACACACTTTACATTATAGATCGCAG CTTTCAAACTTTATGGACCATGGATATTGGTTCAGGAAAGATAGATGAAGTTTATAAAG GTTCTTCCACAATCCTGGAGATATGCAGACAGCAGATCACAGAAAACTTATCTATCCTAGATCAAGTTCCCTCTGATTGGTTTAAACATCAAAATCAACATGCTTGCTTGCTGGAAGGCATCCCAAACTCTGATCTTTTAGCTTCAGTGACAACCCTACAGAATCATGTTATTATTTGTGATACAG TCGGACAGAGGATTATGAAGGTTGACAGAGAATCAATGGCGTTTTCAGACTTCAAGTTGTCTAATTTAGGGATACTTGGATTACCATATTGGTTGAATTCCCCTCTTGAAACATTTTATGCTGC TGAAAATGGACTCTTGGCCACGACGGTCGATCATCTGCAGCATTTTCAGTTGCTACCAG GCAAGGTTTACATAAAGTTGGGTGTGGAGATTTCTGCTGATGTTGAACTTGTAGAACCATTACAAGAATCCTGTATATGGCGACAAGCTAGAGGTTCAGCTACTGAAATTTCTGGAATTGATGATGGTCTAGGATCCATAGACAAG GCTGGTGTTGCACAACAGTGGTACGATGAACTGGATGATCTTGCCGCtcctaaacccaaaacagaaatgGTTGTTGAAGATTATAATCTGAATAACAATTTGGTTGTTGACGATGAGAAAATTTGCATCAACTGTTGTGTTTGCAATAGCCCTGGAACAAGTGAG GTTATTATTTACGGGGTACTATATTGTAAACTTAGAAAAGTACCAGACTCGAACGAGGGCAACCGGGAGAAATATGCAGCAAGGATAGTTGATATTTTGAGCTCTAAGAAATGTGGGAAAACAGAGAGAGATTTATGGAGTGCATTTTTGTTGCAATCAAAGGGTGATCTTAGAGACCTTGTCTTCATGAAACCCGTACACATCAGAGTAAGGTTAAGCACTCTTGATCATCCTAAGGCTGATAATGGAAGAGACATTATCTCAACAGATTCTTCAATTGAGGTGAAGGTGTTTCTGAAATAA
- the LOC107617686 gene encoding uncharacterized protein LOC107617686 isoform X2 has translation MGFKSENFTKKASFRFSTMADASHEPALEIDLLSFIRASLDEFEGTHHCWLNLSNKDKQPFGGDGVFLILALENLDHQILLEKLKTIQKRFKKDMCPHIFILCSKPIHPSVDRLQLAHLVMTENITVPILLSQQTFPELEKGARYILFKKITSPVIYHEKVDLEVLYQAVQELQMQPDGESKSSDVLKSPSWKQNGSNKDQYICYPIQNLLLSYPGCVSADDSLNRLFFSDCNHHRIVISDDNGEILDCIGSSPGFEDGDFGSAKLGRPAGSYYHAEEDCLYFVDSENHAIRKADLGGRLVETLYPATASSKRFHLWNWIRNKLGLENSEETNAEETYEVFDSESLYFPWYLLKSVDDTLYIIDRSFQTLWTMDIGSGKIDEVYKGSSTILEICRQQITENLSILDQVPSDWFKHQNQHACLLEGIPNSDLLASVTTLQNHVIICDTVGQRIMKVDRESMAFSDFKLSNLGILGLPYWLNSPLETFYAAENGLLATTVDHLQHFQLLPGKVYIKLGVEISADVELVEPLQESCIWRQARGSATEISGIDDGLGSIDKAGVAQQWYDELDDLAAPKPKTEMVVEDYNLNNNLVVDDEKICINCCVCNSPGTSEVIIYGVLYCKLRKVPDSNEGNREKYAARIVDILSSKKCGKTERDLWSAFLLQSKGDLRDLVFMKPVHIRVRLSTLDHPKADNGRDIISTDSSIEVKVFLK, from the exons ATGGGATTCAAGTCAGAGAATTTCACGAAGAAAG CTTCATTCAGGTTCTCAACAATGGCTGATGCATCACATGAACCTGCCCTTGAAATTGACCTCTTGTCTTTCATTAGAGCTTCATTGGATGAGTTTGAAG GAACTCATCATTGTTGGTTGAATTTATCTAACAAAGATAAGCAACCTTTTGGGGGTGATGGAGTCTTCTTGATTCTTGCTTTAGAAAATTTGGACCATCAAATTTTGCTTGAAAAATTGAAGACTATCCAAAAGAGATTCAAGAAGGATAT GTGCCCCCATATTTTCATTTTGTGCTCAAAACCAATCCATCCTTCTGTCGATCGACTTCAGCTGGCCCATTTAGTGATGACAGAAAATATCACGGTTCCCATTTTGTTGTCTCAACAGACATTTCCCGAG CTAGAGAAAGGTGCAAGGTAcatcttatttaaaaaaattacaagcCCAGTTATTTATCATGAGAAGGTGGATCTTGAAGTTTTATACCAAG CTGTTCAGGAGTTACAGATGCAACCTGATGGTGAATCCAAGTCATCTGATGTATTGAAGTCTCCATCGTGGAAGCAAAATGGGAGCAACAAGGATCAATATATTTGTTATCCTATTCAGAATTTACTTCTCTCTTATCCAG GTTGCGTCTCTGCAGATGACAGCTTGAACCGCCTCTTCTTTTCAGACTGCAATCATCATAGGATTGTTATATCAGATGACAATGGAGAGATTCTGGACTGT ATTGGTTCTTCTCCAGGATTTGAGGATGGAGATTTTGGATCTGCTAAATTAGGGCGCCCAGCAGGTTCTTATTACCATGCTGAGGAGGATTGCTTATATTTTGTTGATTCAGAG AATCATGCTATCAGGAAAGCTGATCTGGGTGGCCGATTAGTGGAGACACTTTATCCTGCCACTGCCTCTAGCAAACGTTTTCACCTATGGAATTGGATCAGGAATAAGCTTGGTTTAGAAAACAGTGAGGAGACCAATGCTGAGGAAACATATGAAGTATTTGATTCTGAATCACTATATTTCCCGTGGTATCTGCTGAAATCAGTTGATGACACACTTTACATTATAGATCGCAG CTTTCAAACTTTATGGACCATGGATATTGGTTCAGGAAAGATAGATGAAGTTTATAAAG GTTCTTCCACAATCCTGGAGATATGCAGACAGCAGATCACAGAAAACTTATCTATCCTAGATCAAGTTCCCTCTGATTGGTTTAAACATCAAAATCAACATGCTTGCTTGCTGGAAGGCATCCCAAACTCTGATCTTTTAGCTTCAGTGACAACCCTACAGAATCATGTTATTATTTGTGATACAG TCGGACAGAGGATTATGAAGGTTGACAGAGAATCAATGGCGTTTTCAGACTTCAAGTTGTCTAATTTAGGGATACTTGGATTACCATATTGGTTGAATTCCCCTCTTGAAACATTTTATGCTGC TGAAAATGGACTCTTGGCCACGACGGTCGATCATCTGCAGCATTTTCAGTTGCTACCAG GCAAGGTTTACATAAAGTTGGGTGTGGAGATTTCTGCTGATGTTGAACTTGTAGAACCATTACAAGAATCCTGTATATGGCGACAAGCTAGAGGTTCAGCTACTGAAATTTCTGGAATTGATGATGGTCTAGGATCCATAGACAAG GCTGGTGTTGCACAACAGTGGTACGATGAACTGGATGATCTTGCCGCtcctaaacccaaaacagaaatgGTTGTTGAAGATTATAATCTGAATAACAATTTGGTTGTTGACGATGAGAAAATTTGCATCAACTGTTGTGTTTGCAATAGCCCTGGAACAAGTGAG GTTATTATTTACGGGGTACTATATTGTAAACTTAGAAAAGTACCAGACTCGAACGAGGGCAACCGGGAGAAATATGCAGCAAGGATAGTTGATATTTTGAGCTCTAAGAAATGTGGGAAAACAGAGAGAGATTTATGGAGTGCATTTTTGTTGCAATCAAAGGGTGATCTTAGAGACCTTGTCTTCATGAAACCCGTACACATCAGAGTAAGGTTAAGCACTCTTGATCATCCTAAGGCTGATAATGGAAGAGACATTATCTCAACAGATTCTTCAATTGAGGTGAAGGTGTTTCTGAAATAA